One region of Ptiloglossa arizonensis isolate GNS036 chromosome 8, iyPtiAriz1_principal, whole genome shotgun sequence genomic DNA includes:
- the LOC143149793 gene encoding uncharacterized protein LOC143149793, protein MYGSRRYTERTSLTRPMDSPDCVEFTSLLRTRKSRIRQFQCCICGTLIAIFTMALIAAVSYSVTHDVIDSSPNHTDSSTQMPPNLTATLRLGFAPGSGSYTLFSNPGIHDNSNSILVTEENSPTSTLTEDEYKEGLEAGNQAMNERLFADMTALASPLPSPSPASRHRYAVSTCLSVRTLALAAVGELAATRSIENTRSILVAPSAFGSFFDGGWAPSGACKQLVTQNCAASKYRSFDGSCNRPMQWGGTMTPYRRLLPPSYADGIEAPRRALSGAELPSAREVSLKVHKPSPSSNPDFTVMLAVYGQFLDHDITATAISQGINGSSISCCPPSVGHSECFPVSVASGDPVFDVAGRTCMEFVRSAPAPQCKLGPRQQLNQVTAFIDGSAIYGSDVATARGLREFAGGRLKMQKTPDNRTLLPASMNPNDGCNRESERLRGRYCFAAGDARANENLHLTTMHLLWARQHNRIAEQLAKINSAWDDEMIYEESRRIVVAQLQHITYQEFIPIVLGEQQTTMRELKPLTSGYRQWTENPDKANNDPTIANSFAAAAFRFAHTLLPGLMKVTDNLQGTSSYVELHRMLFNPYSLYSEGGVKSSVISATENVVQMTSTHVTSQLTNHLFEDPMANATVPCGLDLVSLNIQRGRDHGLPGYTKWREYCGLGRPEDFSDLEGHLDPQTLRDISSLYVSVHDIDLYTGALAELSLAGGIVGPTFSCLIADQFVRLQKGDRFWYEIPDRPHSFTEDQLQELRKTSLARLICDTSDGVTQTQAQVMRTVGPNNRMMSCEDIPVLSLEPWRDTKLTDPLVGASHTPANWTEFKNNITNTIQDVITYINNTRSSAALNSDWLAFGNYINNTFFDLKNQLSNLHFPKFIESPVRNKKLSIYSDSFGSQLKDPANNYHVWINFKHDTIKFLNDSIKMMSGGPIATAKWNAFKQNVINQFADLKNQIESMKAEVSPKLLLMEFEQEVSVEDYPIQAIFDWKNFKDNITSSLDDIIMDIGSVMPPPGDAVWAMLGKDIQDRYSALRDEINSHNRVVSSELGTDGSVLTDDWLFYKTDVIQTINDVIKEIKDKMPSPSDPAWATYRDEIMKTLSAFRNTSSSLESAMSFTTSTNDHHGSVELSRLSNDWLEFRAQINDSLTRIIQDIQNKKSTTVDLIGWTVFKDTIASDFAQLKDDIANIKAEWATESSYLKSGEDSSILENTSKSNYTRVAKPIIPLGEWAAFKEQINDTLMDLLIRANSTKEVNFDEIQKMFNESFADLRNEITSLKDQIAMSDSRRKTKDDWISFQMQLNATVKELAESLQIGNEMMIGNAMKVLFQTKDKLSSLEPPAGVPVKEWAQYSARINETIADSLKDVRDLKLLLMRTPKSVSSSDKLNPPLDWLMASFLASLFHALTSLSNSQIVVRC, encoded by the exons AGCAATCTTCACGATGGCCCTCATAGCGGCAGTCAGCTACTCCGTGACTCACGACGTCATAGACTCATCACCAAATCACACGGACTCTTCGACCCAAATGCCTCCTAATCTAACCGCGACTCTCAGGCTAGGTTTTGCTCCAGGATCCGGATCGTATACGTTGTTCAGCAATCCGGGGATCCACGACAATTCCAATTCGATTCTCGTCACCGAGGAGAACTCCCCAACATCGACGCTGACCGAGGATGAATACAAAGAGGGTCTGGAAGCAGGTAATCAGGCGATGAACGAACGCCTGTTTGCGGACATGACTGCTTTAGCGTCTCCATTGCCGTCACCCTCGCCTGCATCGAGGCACCGTTATGCAGTGAGCACGTGCTTGAGCGTCAGGACACTAGCTCTGGCAGCAGTGGGTGAACTCGCGGCTACCAGGAGTATCGAGAACACAAGATCTATCCTGGTCGCGCCATCTGCCTTCGGGAGCTTCTTCGACGGCGGTTGGGCACCTTCAGGTGCGTGCAAACAGTTGGTCACCCAAAACTGCGCCGCCAGCAAGTACAGAAGCTTCGATGGGAGCTGCAACAGGCCCATGCAATGGGGAGGTACGATGACACCATATAGAAGGCTCTTACCGCCTAGTTACGCCGATGGCATCGAAGCACCGCGCAGAGCACTGTCAGGAGCCGAGCTTCCCTCCGCCAGAGAAGTCAGCTTGAAGGTCCACAAACCGTCACCCAGTAGCAATCCCGATTTCACGGTGATGCTGGCCGTTTATGGACAGTTCTTGGATCATGACATTACAGCGACCGCCATCAGCCAGGGTATCAACGGTAGCTCTATCTCGTGTTGTCCACCCTCGGTTGGACACTCCGAGTGCTTTCCAGTTTCCGTGGCTTCTGGTGATCCAGTTTTCGACGTCGCGGGAAGAACTTGCATGGAATTCGTGAGATCCGCTCCCGCACCACAGTGCAAACTCGGTCCCAGGCAGCAATTGAATCAG GTCACAGCTTTCATAGACGGTTCGGCGATTTACGGATCCGACGTCGCTACGGCTCGCGGGTTGCGAGAGTTCGCTGGTGGCCGCTTGAAGATGCAAAAGACTCCAGACAATCGAACTCTATTACCGGCCAGCATGAACCCCAACGACGGTTGCAACCGGGAGAGCGAGAGGCTAAGGGGTAGGTACTGCTTCGCTGCCGGCGACGCCAGGGCAAACGAGAACTTGCACTTGACGACGATGCATCTCCTCTGGGCGCGGCAGCACAATAGGATCGCTGAGCAACTGGCTAAGATCAATTCAGCCTGGGACGACGAGATGATCTACGAAGAGTCTCGGCGCATAGTGGTTGCCCAGTTGCAGCACATCACTTATCAGGAATTCATACCGATTGTCCTCGGTGAACAGCAGACCACTATGCGCGAGTTGAAACCCCTGACCTCTGGCTATAGACAGTGGACAGAGAATCCTGACAAAGCAAACAACGATCCTACGATAGCCAACAGTTTTGCGGCTGCTGCCTTCCGGTTCGCACACACCTTGCTACCTGGGTTGATGAAGGTGACGGACAATCTGCAGGGCACTTCCTCTTACGTAGAGCTTCATCGAATGTTGTTCAATCCATATAGTCTGTACTCCGAAGGTGGAGTGAAGAGCTCGGTGATCTCAGCTACTGAGAACGTTGTACAAATGACGTCCACTCATGTTACCTCTCAGTTGACCAATCACCTGTTCGAGGATCCCATGGCGAATGCCACAGTGCCCTGTGGATTGGACTTGGTGTCGTTGAACATTCAACGTGGAAGAGATCATGGGCTACCTGGGTACACGAAGTGGAGAGAGTATTGTGGATTGGGAAGACCAGAGGACTTCTCCGATCTGGAGGGACATTTGGACCCACAGACACTTCGGGACATCTCGTCACTGTATGTGTCTGTTCACGATATCGACTTGTACACCGGTGCACTGGCCGAATTGTCGCTGGCTGGCGGTATTGTTGGGCCCACTTTCAGTTGCCTGATTGCGGATCAGTTCGTTCGTTTGCAAAAGGGAGATCGATTTTGGTACGAAATACCTGATCGACCTCATTCGTTCACCGAAG ACCAGCTCCAGGAATTGCGCAAAACATCGCTGGCAAGGTTGATCTGCGACACTTCTGACGGTGTGACGCAAACTCAAGCCCAAGTCATGCGCACCGTTGGTCCCAACAATCGCATGATGTCTTGCGAGGACATACCAGTATTGTCCCTGGAACCATGGAGGGATACCAAACTGACCGATCCTCTAGTGGGAGCTTCACATACGCCAGCCAATTGGACCGAGTTTAAGAATAACATCACCAATACGATTCAAGACGTCATTACGTACATCAATAACACAAGATCGTCAGCCGCATTGAACTCGGACTGGCTAGCGTTCGGGAATTATATAAACAATACATTCTTCGATCTCAAGAATCAATTGTCTAACCTGCATTTCCCGAAATTTATTGAAAGTCCTGTGCGAAACAAAAAATTATCAATATATTCGGATAGCTTCGGTTCACAATTAAAGGACCCAGCGAATAATTACCACGTCTGGATCAACTTTAAGCACGACACAATAAAGTTCTTAAACGATTCTATAAAGATGATGAGCGGCGGTCCAATCGCTACTGCGAAGTGGAACGCTTTTAAACAAAACGTTATCAATCAATTCGCTGATCTGAAGAATCAGATCGAATCCATGAAGGCAGAGGTTTCTCCCAAACTGTTGCTAATGGAGTTTGAACAGGAAGTGAGCGTTGAGGATTACCCGATTCAAGCAATTTTCGACTGGAAGAATTTCAAGGACAACATTACATCGTCGTTGGATGACATCATCATGGATATAGGCAGCGTCATGCCACCGCCTGGTGATGCAGTTTGGGCAATGCTTGGCAAAGACATACAGGACCGATATTCTGCTCTCAGAGACGAAATAAATAGTCATAATCGTGTCGTATCGTCAGAATTGGGAACTGACGGATCAGTCTTGACCGATGATTGGCTGTTCTACAAAACTGACGTCATCCAGACAATAAACGACGTCATAAAGGAAATAAAGGATAAAATGCCTTCACCAAGTGATCCAGCGTGGGCGACTTACAGAGACGAAATAATGAAGACACTCTCCGCCTTCAGAAATACCTCCTCGTCGTTGGAGTCTGCCATGTCTTTCACCACTTCTACGAATGATCATCACGGTTCCGTTGAACTCTCCCGTTTGAGCAACGACTGGCTAGAATTCCGTGCTCAAATCAATGACTCCCTGACGCGAATAATCCAGGACATTCAAAACAAAAAGTCGACGACTGTCGATCTCATAGGTTGGACCGTGTTCAAGGACACCATCGCGAGCGATTTCGCGCAATTAAAGGATGACATCGCGAACATAAAGGCTGAATGGGCCACGGAGTCCAGCTATCTGAAGTCTGGCGAGGATTCCTCGATCCTGGAGAACACCTCCAAATCCAATTATACCAGGGTAGCAAAGCCCATTATCCCACTAGGCGAATGGGCCGCTTTCAAGGAACAGATAAACGACACGTTGATGGATTTGCTGATCAGAGCGAATTCTACCAAGGAAGTGAACTTTGACGAGATTCAGAAGATGTTTAACGAGTCCTTTGCCGACCTGAGGAACGAAATTACATCGTTGAAAGATCAGATCGCGATGAGTGATAGTCGACGCAAGACAAAGGATGATTGGATcagtttccagatgcaactgaacgCCACGGTAAAAGAATTGGCAGAGAGTCTTCAAATCGGGAACGAAATGATGATCGGGAACGCGATGAAGGTCTTGTTCCAGACTAAAGACAAACTGTCCAGTCTAGAACCACCTGCTGGTGTACCAGTCAAGGAGTGGGCGCAATACTCTGCCAGGATCAACGAAACGATTGCGGACAGTCTAAAGGACGTTAGGGATCTGAAATTGTTACTGATGAGAACGCCCAAGTCCGTGTCCTCTTCTGACAAGCTCAATCCTCCGCTGGATTGGTTGATGGCATCGTTTCTCGCGAGCCTCTTCCATGCGTTAACGTCGttatcaaactcccaaatcgttGTTAGGTGTTAG